A genomic window from Spiroplasma helicoides includes:
- the def gene encoding peptide deformylase, translating to MKLDLKKDLLQKDIPSNKWLWKDTQPEVIRNQSVDVELPLNEENEMVMRKLIDFVRYSQDPELNVKDSPEHLRPAVGLAAPQIGSNANMFFARFEWDYEAGDVDEFAMVNTKIIAKSEQVCCLSGGEGCLSVDVDHNGNVPRSYKIQITGYDWLTKQNIELTLRGYQAIVFQHEIEHLQGKLYYDRINEKEPNYKEEDWIII from the coding sequence ATGAAGCTTGATTTAAAAAAGGATTTATTACAAAAAGATATTCCGTCTAATAAGTGACTTTGAAAAGATACTCAACCAGAAGTAATTAGAAATCAAAGTGTTGATGTTGAATTACCACTAAATGAAGAAAATGAAATGGTTATGAGAAAGTTGATTGACTTTGTTAGATATTCTCAGGACCCAGAATTAAATGTAAAAGATTCGCCCGAACACTTAAGACCAGCGGTTGGACTTGCTGCTCCACAAATCGGAAGTAATGCAAATATGTTTTTTGCTAGATTTGAGTGAGATTATGAAGCTGGTGACGTTGATGAATTTGCAATGGTTAATACTAAAATTATTGCAAAAAGCGAGCAAGTATGTTGCTTAAGTGGTGGTGAAGGTTGCTTGAGTGTTGATGTTGATCACAATGGTAATGTTCCAAGAAGTTATAAAATACAAATAACAGGTTATGATTGATTAACAAAACAAAATATAGAGTTAACATTAAGAGGATATCAAGCAATTGTTTTTCAGCATGAAATCGAACATCTTCAAGGTAAGTTATATTACGACAGAATTAATGAAAAAGAACCCAATTATAAAGAAGAAGATTGAATTATTATTTAA
- the rsmD gene encoding 16S rRNA (guanine(966)-N(2))-methyltransferase RsmD, with the protein MRVISGKFRGRVLKTLEGKNTRPTTARVKEDMFNILNNYFIYNEKTSLDLFGGSGALSIEGLSRGIKFAYINDSHKPALEIINQNLKNIDQNSYKLLNYDYMSTLKYINSQNVKIDLLYIDPPFAQVEYYYEIFDYLKANKILNNYGILIIEAENLLDLDKYDFLTLLKQKDYKNKHLYLFRIEEEE; encoded by the coding sequence ATGCGAGTTATTAGTGGTAAATTTAGAGGTAGAGTTTTAAAAACCCTTGAAGGTAAAAATACTAGACCAACAACAGCAAGGGTTAAAGAGGATATGTTTAACATTCTGAATAATTATTTTATTTATAATGAAAAAACAAGTCTTGATTTATTTGGTGGTAGTGGAGCTTTGAGCATTGAAGGCTTATCAAGAGGAATAAAATTTGCTTATATAAATGATAGTCATAAACCAGCTTTAGAAATTATCAACCAAAATTTAAAAAATATTGATCAAAATAGTTATAAATTACTTAATTATGATTATATGAGTACTTTAAAATATATAAATTCTCAAAATGTTAAAATAGATTTATTATACATAGACCCTCCATTTGCTCAAGTGGAATATTATTATGAAATATTTGACTATCTAAAAGCAAATAAGATTTTAAATAACTATGGTATATTAATAATAGAGGCAGAAAATCTACTAGATTTAGATAAATATGATTTTTTAACATTGTTAAAACAAAAAGACTATAAAAATAAACATCTTTATTTATTTAGAATTGAAGAAGAGGAATAA
- the gmk gene encoding guanylate kinase, whose protein sequence is MAKSGKIVILSGPSGVGKGTVNKALRQDKSLKLVQSVSMTTRSPRPGEVDGVDYYFVDIETFQEAIEHDELIEHAQFIGNYYGTPRKPVYEQIKKGENVILEIEVIGATQVLKKEQKENLVSIFLMPPSLKALDQRLRSRGTETEDIIKQRLDKALLEIPLKHNYKYIIEIDSVENAVAKVRDVLIKEETLEIPKTESLYYHLKSEIDKVVDENYMYFVENWKENVEKLHDSKVPDNFDFKKYLVDLLTDKSYAAVLAHSDLAVLKDKKCIEDLVEKFMIDVNFFSFEQSAFENAEF, encoded by the coding sequence ATGGCAAAAAGCGGAAAAATCGTAATACTTTCAGGTCCTTCAGGAGTAGGTAAGGGGACTGTTAACAAAGCATTAAGACAAGACAAAAGCCTAAAATTAGTACAATCAGTTTCTATGACAACAAGATCACCAAGACCCGGTGAAGTTGATGGAGTTGACTACTATTTTGTAGATATAGAAACATTTCAAGAAGCCATTGAACATGATGAATTAATTGAACATGCTCAATTTATTGGTAATTATTATGGAACACCCAGAAAACCTGTTTATGAACAAATAAAAAAAGGTGAAAATGTTATTTTGGAAATTGAAGTTATTGGAGCAACTCAGGTTTTGAAAAAAGAACAAAAAGAAAACTTAGTATCAATTTTTTTAATGCCTCCAAGTTTGAAGGCATTAGATCAAAGGTTGAGAAGTAGGGGAACAGAAACAGAAGATATTATCAAACAAAGATTAGATAAAGCACTTTTAGAAATTCCTCTTAAACACAATTACAAATACATAATCGAAATTGATAGTGTTGAAAACGCAGTAGCTAAAGTTAGAGATGTTTTAATAAAAGAAGAAACATTAGAAATACCAAAAACTGAAAGTCTATACTATCATTTAAAATCAGAAATAGATAAAGTTGTTGATGAAAACTATATGTATTTTGTAGAAAATTGAAAAGAAAATGTTGAAAAATTACATGATAGTAAAGTACCTGACAATTTTGATTTTAAAAAATACTTAGTTGATTTATTAACTGATAAGTCATATGCAGCTGTTTTAGCTCATAGTGATTTAGCGGTATTAAAAGATAAAAAATGTATTGAAGATTTAGTAGAAAAATTCATGATTGACGTTAACTTCTTTAGTTTTGAACAAAGTGCTTTTGAAAATGCAGAGTTCTAG